One genomic segment of Bradyrhizobium diazoefficiens includes these proteins:
- the greA gene encoding transcription elongation factor GreA, translating to MSVAFTKEESAETASETLLPDRPISPHPNLVTEAGLQALQTQLQDARAAYEAAQAIEDVNEKRRQSAVPLRDVRYLTERLRTAQLVPAPASTDIVAFGSTVTFSRPDGRVQTYRIVGEDEADPKAGSISFVSPVAKSVMGKAVGDVVGAGSQEIEILAIA from the coding sequence TTGAGCGTCGCCTTTACCAAGGAAGAAAGCGCCGAGACCGCGTCCGAGACGCTGCTGCCGGATCGTCCGATCTCGCCGCATCCAAACCTCGTGACGGAAGCGGGCTTGCAGGCATTGCAGACGCAGCTTCAGGACGCGCGCGCGGCCTATGAAGCCGCGCAAGCCATCGAGGACGTCAACGAAAAGCGCCGGCAGTCCGCGGTCCCCCTGCGGGACGTTCGCTATCTCACCGAGCGACTGCGCACGGCGCAACTGGTCCCCGCTCCGGCCTCGACCGACATCGTCGCCTTCGGCAGCACGGTGACCTTCAGCCGCCCCGACGGCCGCGTGCAAACCTATCGTATCGTCGGCGAGGACGAAGCCGATCCGAAAGCTGGATCGATCTCGTTCGTATCGCCGGTTGCGAAGTCGGTGATGGGGAAGGCGGTCGGCGATGTCGTCGGTGCGGGGAGCCAAGAGATCGAGATTTTGGCGATAGCGTAA
- a CDS encoding tyrosine-type recombinase/integrase, with translation MTAPANQLTLTDAVIRNATLPPGKAQHYLHDDKLPGLALRMRATGGRTWVFLFTKPGVRGTQRKTLGAWPKYNEKAARKAATIAAGEVVKGLDPNDAKREARRQQAAEKQRTTLATLIVEDGPYQTSLTERQVVNWKPAMSALRRGLKDNAESGVGDLTRRQIMAAVDKIAKTGKRGAARDLRKHVHTFLEWCVGEGYVEHNVLAGYRAPKETRAQRIGRRTKGRALTDEEIIKVWDACGKLGAFGLLARMCLLGGPRRSEPTMIEWRKHIMDERITFDAAWTKMGLHHDVPRTHLVDEVLAAAKHFQRATSDYVFPSPKTGGQMSGFTKMVNRLVKEASVAKFTMHDLRRSLRTIMSRCGYDNEIQRLCVGQKPSGIDQVYNHDEQWIIRKMAFEAAHDYIAELVGAKRVGKIVRLQRTNPLDPIKAELLGRLREHYAAEAS, from the coding sequence ATGACGGCGCCAGCCAACCAGCTGACACTCACTGATGCGGTGATCCGCAACGCAACGCTGCCGCCGGGTAAGGCGCAGCATTATCTCCACGACGACAAGCTGCCCGGCCTCGCCTTGCGCATGCGCGCCACCGGCGGCCGGACCTGGGTCTTCCTCTTCACCAAGCCGGGGGTGAGGGGGACCCAGCGCAAGACTCTCGGTGCGTGGCCCAAATATAATGAAAAGGCCGCGCGCAAGGCCGCCACCATCGCCGCAGGCGAGGTCGTCAAGGGCTTGGACCCGAACGACGCGAAGCGGGAGGCGAGGCGGCAACAGGCAGCCGAGAAGCAGCGCACCACGCTCGCGACCCTCATTGTTGAAGATGGTCCATACCAGACGTCCCTGACCGAACGTCAAGTTGTAAACTGGAAGCCAGCAATGTCGGCGCTGCGGCGCGGGCTCAAGGATAACGCCGAAAGCGGTGTGGGGGACCTGACGCGACGGCAGATCATGGCTGCGGTCGACAAGATTGCCAAGACCGGCAAGCGCGGTGCAGCTAGGGACTTGCGCAAGCACGTGCATACCTTCCTCGAATGGTGCGTCGGCGAAGGTTACGTCGAGCACAACGTGCTCGCTGGTTATCGCGCGCCCAAGGAAACCCGCGCGCAAAGGATCGGACGCCGAACGAAGGGTCGCGCGCTGACCGATGAGGAAATCATCAAGGTTTGGGATGCATGCGGCAAGCTCGGGGCTTTCGGTCTTCTGGCACGCATGTGCCTGCTTGGTGGCCCGCGCCGCAGCGAGCCTACCATGATCGAGTGGCGAAAGCACATCATGGACGAGCGTATCACCTTCGATGCGGCGTGGACCAAGATGGGCTTGCACCACGATGTACCGCGCACTCACCTAGTTGACGAGGTGCTCGCGGCCGCGAAACATTTCCAGCGGGCAACCTCCGACTATGTCTTCCCGTCACCGAAGACCGGCGGCCAGATGTCCGGGTTCACCAAGATGGTCAACCGCCTGGTCAAGGAAGCGAGCGTCGCCAAGTTCACCATGCATGATCTAAGGCGCAGCCTGCGCACCATCATGTCACGCTGTGGCTACGACAACGAAATCCAGCGGCTGTGTGTTGGGCAAAAGCCAAGCGGAATCGATCAGGTATACAATCACGACGAACAGTGGATCATCCGCAAGATGGCGTTCGAAGCGGCTCACGACTACATTGCGGAGTTGGTTGGCGCCAAACGGGTCGGCAAAATCGTGCGCTTGCAGCGGACGAACCCGCTTGACCCGATCAAGGCCGAGCTCCTCGGCCGTCTCCGTGAGCATTATGCGGCTGAGGCGTCTTAG
- a CDS encoding helix-turn-helix domain-containing protein: MSSFGRAIASARKQRAMSQKELAAKVVKEDGEAITPQYLNDIEHDRRNPSSDHLVSEFAKVLKIDPLALYGLIGMLPEQDRKLIRKSTPDQVNQAFVAFRRHLKG, from the coding sequence ATGTCGTCCTTCGGACGCGCAATCGCTTCAGCACGCAAGCAGAGGGCCATGAGTCAAAAGGAGCTGGCGGCAAAGGTCGTTAAGGAAGACGGCGAAGCTATAACTCCCCAGTATCTGAATGATATTGAACACGATCGAAGGAATCCTTCATCGGATCATCTGGTAAGTGAGTTTGCAAAGGTTCTGAAAATAGATCCGCTGGCTTTGTACGGACTGATTGGAATGCTCCCCGAGCAAGACCGGAAGCTCATAAGAAAGTCCACTCCCGACCAGGTCAACCAAGCGTTCGTTGCGTTTCGGAGGCACTTGAAAGGATAG
- a CDS encoding ImmA/IrrE family metallo-endopeptidase → MFEKIVAEHLRSKHGKVEFPISTDDITTLIERDVADLDQYADLTIYGTGVEGVTEFARTGKPKVLISNDVHRVENRLRTTLTHEYGHVILHAYLFALEQRRLPVDGNRKPNAIYCKRDTMISASKTDWMEWQAGYVSGAALMPKTYVQKIVGEIQRERNIYGPSLPTSENGLALIGAVVNGFSVSREAATVRLKILGFLGQELATGNLFS, encoded by the coding sequence ATGTTTGAGAAGATCGTGGCGGAACATTTGCGGAGCAAGCACGGCAAGGTCGAATTTCCCATCTCGACCGACGATATTACCACCCTGATCGAACGCGATGTGGCAGATCTCGACCAGTACGCTGACCTGACGATATACGGCACCGGCGTGGAGGGCGTGACGGAATTCGCCCGCACGGGGAAGCCGAAGGTGTTGATCTCCAATGATGTTCACAGGGTCGAGAACCGGCTGCGCACCACCCTCACCCATGAATACGGACACGTTATCCTGCACGCCTACCTTTTCGCACTGGAGCAGCGCCGGCTACCGGTAGACGGCAATCGGAAGCCCAATGCCATCTATTGCAAGCGGGACACGATGATTTCCGCGAGCAAGACAGACTGGATGGAGTGGCAGGCCGGATATGTATCCGGCGCCGCCCTCATGCCGAAGACCTACGTCCAGAAGATTGTTGGTGAAATCCAGCGGGAGCGCAACATTTACGGGCCCTCGCTGCCGACGAGTGAGAACGGCCTAGCGCTTATCGGCGCGGTCGTGAATGGCTTTTCCGTGTCGCGCGAAGCGGCCACCGTGCGACTGAAGATTCTTGGCTTCCTTGGTCAAGAACTCGCGACGGGCAACCTTTTCTCCTGA
- a CDS encoding E2/UBC family protein, giving the protein MSEANQEGHQEPIEAGPKGREACGHDEVKALHDVEEAKADIDKAKGEIRHGMEDLNAAEQEFDTAEHELEEAHHHPKVIHFSVDGENYETEQRNWTPNEIIKDFSGLDIATHYLIETDPHHQASFQGKGDVPFQLHEGARFQVISVGPAPVSDGTARTGVPFFMAGLKSLGFNPTVVPGKSEHVYFAYEIPTGNFAGRQVQLGLIVPADFPMTSPGGIHVSPRFYPNRGGGTHPTGGIHDSADFQNALGGEWQYWSRPYSNWGAAKKAVATYMSHVWKLWDTQ; this is encoded by the coding sequence ATGAGCGAAGCGAATCAGGAAGGTCATCAGGAGCCCATTGAGGCGGGGCCCAAGGGCCGCGAGGCCTGCGGGCATGATGAAGTCAAAGCCCTGCACGACGTTGAGGAGGCCAAGGCCGACATCGACAAGGCCAAGGGGGAGATCCGGCACGGGATGGAAGACCTGAACGCGGCAGAGCAAGAGTTCGATACCGCCGAGCATGAGCTTGAGGAGGCCCACCACCACCCGAAGGTCATTCATTTCTCGGTAGACGGGGAGAACTACGAGACCGAACAGCGCAACTGGACGCCGAACGAGATCATCAAGGACTTTTCCGGTCTGGATATCGCGACCCACTACCTCATCGAAACCGATCCCCATCATCAGGCCAGCTTTCAGGGCAAGGGCGACGTTCCCTTCCAGTTGCACGAGGGCGCGCGCTTCCAGGTGATCTCAGTCGGGCCGGCTCCGGTCTCCGACGGGACCGCAAGAACCGGGGTGCCCTTCTTCATGGCGGGTCTGAAATCACTTGGTTTCAATCCCACGGTCGTCCCCGGCAAGTCCGAGCACGTCTACTTCGCCTATGAAATCCCGACCGGCAATTTCGCCGGGCGGCAGGTGCAGCTTGGCTTGATCGTGCCGGCGGATTTCCCGATGACATCGCCCGGCGGAATCCACGTGTCGCCGAGGTTTTATCCCAACCGGGGCGGAGGCACACACCCGACGGGTGGCATTCACGACAGCGCGGACTTTCAGAACGCGCTGGGCGGTGAATGGCAATACTGGTCTCGCCCCTACAGCAACTGGGGCGCCGCGAAGAAGGCGGTAGCCACCTACATGAGCCACGTCTGGAAATTGTGGGACACGCAATGA
- a CDS encoding HesA/MoeB/ThiF family protein: protein MSESVDALGRRHLLRADRQEDLCFALWHPSTGQTRTTALVERLILPTEGERNVHGNASFESHYFTRALSEAAQAGAGLALMHSHPGGLSWQGMSTDDVNTEQGHAAAVYGATGLPFVGLTIAGDGAWSARFWERTAPRQYARRDCATVRVVGERLRSTFMEALAPVPRGTEAQIRTISAWGKKKQADLARLRVGIVGAGSVGAFIAEGMARSGIEDVTVIDFDRIETKNLDRLLYARRGNVGALKANGLADHLGECATGARFDAIPVVAAVYEDAGFRAALDCDILFSCVDRPWGRHVLNLIAYAHLIPVIDGGISVRTNRHEELAAADWRAHTVTVGHQCMQCIGQYDAGLVQLEREGYLDDPTYIQGLDKGHPLKARENVFAFSMACASLQTLQMLAMVLDPLGRSNPGQQLYHFVGSFMEPSQHGKCSPECLFADIIALGDHCGFEVTGAPPANRDPVVEKLPEPVPSLFQRISRAVKRLFIG from the coding sequence ATGTCTGAGTCGGTCGACGCGCTGGGGCGACGTCACCTGTTGCGCGCCGACCGGCAGGAAGATCTCTGCTTTGCGCTCTGGCACCCGAGCACCGGGCAGACGAGGACGACTGCTCTCGTTGAACGGCTCATCTTGCCGACGGAGGGCGAGCGAAACGTCCACGGCAACGCCAGCTTCGAATCCCACTACTTCACACGGGCCCTTTCAGAAGCTGCGCAGGCGGGCGCCGGCTTAGCCCTGATGCACAGTCATCCAGGCGGGTTATCCTGGCAGGGCATGAGCACGGATGACGTCAATACGGAGCAAGGTCATGCTGCAGCCGTCTATGGCGCAACGGGGCTTCCGTTTGTCGGCTTGACGATCGCAGGCGATGGAGCCTGGAGCGCCCGATTCTGGGAGCGCACGGCACCGCGGCAGTACGCGAGACGGGACTGCGCCACCGTTCGCGTGGTTGGAGAAAGGCTTCGATCGACGTTCATGGAGGCTCTCGCACCCGTCCCGCGCGGAACAGAGGCACAGATTCGAACGATTTCCGCCTGGGGAAAGAAGAAACAAGCCGATCTCGCGCGGCTCCGGGTGGGCATCGTCGGAGCAGGCAGTGTGGGCGCCTTCATCGCCGAGGGCATGGCCCGTTCCGGGATTGAAGATGTTACGGTGATCGATTTCGACAGGATCGAGACTAAGAATCTGGACCGCCTCCTGTACGCGCGGAGGGGTAACGTCGGCGCGCTAAAAGCGAACGGACTTGCTGACCACTTGGGCGAATGCGCAACGGGAGCGCGATTCGACGCCATTCCGGTGGTCGCCGCCGTGTACGAGGATGCCGGCTTTCGCGCTGCGCTGGATTGCGACATTCTGTTTTCCTGCGTTGACCGCCCCTGGGGGAGGCATGTCCTCAATTTGATTGCCTATGCTCACCTAATCCCTGTCATTGATGGTGGAATTTCCGTTCGCACAAACCGGCATGAGGAATTGGCCGCAGCTGACTGGCGCGCTCATACAGTCACCGTGGGGCATCAATGTATGCAATGCATCGGCCAGTACGATGCCGGGCTGGTTCAACTGGAACGAGAGGGCTACCTGGATGACCCGACCTACATCCAGGGATTGGACAAGGGCCATCCGCTGAAAGCTCGGGAGAACGTATTCGCGTTTTCGATGGCTTGCGCGAGTCTTCAGACGCTCCAGATGCTTGCAATGGTCCTCGATCCCCTCGGCCGGTCGAACCCGGGTCAGCAGCTCTATCATTTCGTCGGCAGCTTCATGGAGCCAAGTCAACACGGGAAATGCAGCCCCGAATGTCTGTTTGCCGACATCATCGCACTCGGGGATCACTGCGGGTTTGAGGTGACTGGCGCTCCTCCAGCGAACAGAGACCCTGTCGTAGAGAAGTTGCCTGAGCCGGTGCCGAGCCTGTTCCAACGAATCTCGCGCGCGGTCAAACGCCTTTTCATCGGCTGA
- a CDS encoding DUF262 domain-containing protein has translation MTRHTIEANEKPILDIFCDKYLFSIPSYQRPYAWTTEQASELLDDITTACGDTADVANASPYFLGSIVLIKNPQAPEADVVDGQQRLTTITILLCVLRDLADAKIGQAIHKYICQTGDPIKETDDVFRLAPRERDAEFFRSMIQTISQTGSLPDARQFSDSRARMIENAAFFREKLKDVPDQQRRRLTMYIAQRCYLVIVAASDQESAFRIFSVLNSRGLDLSPADILKAEIIGALPGDKQDDYNSIWEDIEDELGRSRFAELFGHIRMIHRKQKMQGTLIAEFREFVPTRKNPADFIKKELSPYADAYEQITDKSFVSFKHADEINRELTHLSRLDNFDWQPPAIEVIARKRESPEFILRFLSDLERLAYGLFLMRSDPSERIRRYGKLLGSIQASDDLFAAESPLQLSVDEKRFVREALQGDIYRVTRIRLPLLLRLDELLSGGSAVYNQPIVTVEHVLPQNPSEGSQWLTDFPDAPERDRWVHKLANLVLLTRRKNSQASNFDFVDKKEKYFAMKAGVANFAITSNVLKEKEWTVATLERRQAEILGAIAQLWRLD, from the coding sequence ATGACTCGCCATACGATCGAAGCTAACGAGAAGCCGATACTTGATATCTTTTGCGACAAGTACCTTTTCAGTATCCCGTCCTACCAGCGGCCGTATGCCTGGACGACCGAACAGGCGAGCGAACTGCTTGATGACATAACGACTGCCTGCGGCGACACGGCAGACGTCGCCAATGCGAGTCCGTACTTTCTTGGCAGTATTGTCCTGATCAAGAACCCACAGGCGCCGGAAGCCGATGTTGTGGACGGCCAGCAGCGCCTAACGACGATAACCATTCTCCTTTGCGTCCTCCGGGACCTGGCGGATGCGAAAATCGGTCAGGCGATCCATAAGTACATCTGCCAAACGGGCGACCCGATTAAGGAAACGGATGATGTTTTCCGGTTAGCACCCAGGGAGCGCGATGCCGAGTTCTTCCGATCGATGATCCAGACGATTTCGCAGACGGGAAGTCTGCCTGACGCCCGGCAGTTTTCCGATTCACGCGCACGCATGATCGAAAATGCGGCGTTCTTCCGCGAGAAACTGAAGGACGTACCTGACCAGCAGCGACGGCGGCTCACCATGTACATCGCTCAGCGGTGTTATCTGGTCATAGTGGCGGCTTCCGATCAGGAATCAGCCTTCCGGATATTCTCGGTCCTGAATTCCCGCGGCCTGGACTTGTCTCCAGCAGACATTCTTAAGGCCGAAATCATCGGCGCTCTCCCAGGCGACAAGCAAGATGACTACAACAGCATCTGGGAAGACATTGAGGACGAGCTGGGGAGGTCGCGATTCGCCGAACTTTTCGGCCACATCCGGATGATCCATCGAAAGCAGAAAATGCAGGGCACACTGATCGCGGAGTTCCGCGAGTTCGTACCGACCCGAAAGAACCCTGCAGACTTCATCAAGAAGGAATTGTCGCCCTACGCCGATGCCTATGAGCAAATCACTGATAAGAGCTTTGTCAGCTTTAAGCACGCCGATGAAATCAACCGCGAGTTGACCCACCTCTCTCGCCTGGACAACTTCGACTGGCAGCCGCCGGCGATCGAAGTCATTGCGCGAAAGAGAGAGAGCCCCGAATTTATTCTTCGCTTCTTGTCGGACCTGGAGCGGCTCGCCTACGGCCTTTTCCTCATGAGGAGCGATCCGTCCGAGCGTATCCGGCGTTACGGTAAGCTTCTCGGTTCAATTCAGGCCAGTGACGACCTATTCGCGGCCGAGTCGCCTCTACAGTTGAGCGTTGACGAGAAGAGATTCGTGCGGGAAGCCTTGCAGGGCGACATCTACAGAGTCACGCGCATTCGCTTGCCGCTCCTCCTCCGTCTCGACGAGCTGCTGTCCGGTGGCAGCGCCGTCTACAATCAGCCGATCGTCACCGTCGAACACGTACTTCCCCAAAACCCCTCCGAGGGAAGTCAATGGCTGACTGACTTCCCGGATGCGCCGGAGCGAGACCGATGGGTACATAAGCTCGCCAACCTGGTCCTTCTCACCCGCCGCAAGAACTCCCAGGCGAGCAACTTTGATTTCGTCGATAAGAAGGAGAAGTACTTCGCGATGAAAGCTGGCGTCGCCAATTTCGCGATCACGAGCAACGTCCTGAAGGAAAAGGAGTGGACGGTCGCAACGCTGGAGCGGCGCCAAGCGGAGATCCTTGGTGCTATTGCCCAGCTCTGGAGGCTTGATTGA
- a CDS encoding alpha/beta hydrolase → MLSFEEILKRLIAHLRRRGRFENIDPNLPLSRYLSKEQTRLLIEEVRHLPWIQSGKMQLHQRAPTTLAAMALDLYQSQPQRTRIGSLPKGKARASKKAKKAAKKAVKKAAPKSATRVPRKATKPARPRVYDRGDSQDQASVDPGEPYQMPESSDSGATSSPAPASPPPLPEEATAGDAITRKDLTYSVWFGTNRKPNDASDYGKGFSGSRDSRMHLGVCKVFVPESHMIGSTGSSWWKRLIKGADDRLKLSDIKALAEAEFWADVTLQLQRLRISDREAVIFIHGYNVSFEDAAIRAAQLGTDLSVRGCMAFYSWPSRGKTSLYSNDEATIEASEQYIAQFLTDFAQRSGASKIHIIAHSMGNRGVLRAVNRIATAAARRTGKAFDQIILAAPDVDADTFKQLYEAYGKISRRTTLYASAKDRAVGLSNWLHGYDRVGLTPPVTVLRGIDTVVVTNADVTVLGHGYVAESRGVLTDIHMLIKHGAPPSKRFGLQAQSQGDLKYWLIGA, encoded by the coding sequence ATGCTGTCCTTTGAAGAAATTTTAAAGCGTCTCATTGCGCACCTGCGCCGACGCGGCCGCTTTGAGAACATCGATCCTAATCTTCCGCTGAGCCGCTATCTATCCAAAGAGCAGACCCGCCTCTTGATTGAGGAAGTGAGGCACTTGCCTTGGATCCAGAGTGGTAAGATGCAATTGCATCAGCGGGCGCCTACCACCCTGGCCGCGATGGCTCTGGATCTGTATCAGAGCCAGCCGCAACGTACTCGTATCGGAAGCCTCCCAAAAGGGAAGGCTCGAGCATCGAAAAAAGCCAAAAAGGCGGCCAAGAAAGCCGTCAAGAAGGCGGCCCCCAAGAGCGCAACCAGAGTGCCTAGGAAGGCCACAAAACCTGCGCGCCCCCGAGTTTATGACCGAGGCGACTCCCAAGACCAGGCTTCCGTTGATCCGGGCGAACCGTATCAAATGCCGGAGTCGTCCGACTCTGGCGCCACGTCTAGCCCGGCTCCCGCGAGCCCGCCCCCGCTTCCGGAGGAAGCAACAGCTGGTGACGCTATAACTCGCAAAGATCTCACCTACAGCGTCTGGTTCGGCACGAACCGGAAGCCCAATGATGCCAGCGACTATGGAAAGGGCTTTTCCGGCAGCCGGGATTCACGGATGCATCTGGGAGTATGTAAAGTCTTCGTGCCTGAATCGCACATGATAGGCTCGACTGGCTCAAGTTGGTGGAAGCGCCTGATAAAGGGCGCTGATGACCGGCTGAAGCTCTCGGATATCAAGGCGCTGGCAGAAGCAGAATTCTGGGCGGACGTTACGTTGCAACTACAACGATTGCGGATTTCCGACCGCGAGGCGGTCATCTTCATTCATGGCTATAACGTCTCTTTTGAAGATGCCGCAATTCGGGCAGCGCAGCTTGGCACCGATCTTTCAGTGCGGGGGTGCATGGCGTTCTATAGCTGGCCATCACGCGGCAAGACCAGCCTATATTCCAACGACGAAGCGACCATCGAAGCCAGCGAACAATACATCGCGCAATTCTTAACAGATTTTGCGCAGCGATCTGGCGCCTCGAAAATCCATATCATTGCGCACAGCATGGGCAATCGCGGTGTCCTCAGAGCTGTGAATAGAATCGCTACAGCGGCAGCCCGCCGGACCGGGAAAGCATTTGACCAGATCATTCTAGCTGCTCCCGATGTTGATGCAGACACGTTCAAGCAGCTCTACGAGGCCTACGGGAAGATCTCCCGGCGGACGACTCTTTACGCCTCAGCCAAAGATCGAGCGGTTGGGCTCTCGAATTGGCTACACGGATATGACCGGGTCGGGCTTACCCCTCCGGTAACTGTTCTTCGCGGCATCGATACGGTTGTCGTGACGAATGCCGACGTGACGGTTCTTGGGCACGGATACGTCGCTGAATCCAGGGGCGTCCTTACCGACATTCACATGCTGATAAAACACGGAGCACCCCCGAGCAAACGCTTCGGTCTGCAAGCTCAGTCGCAAGGCGACCTGAAATATTGGCTTATCGGAGCTTAG
- a CDS encoding MOSC domain-containing protein produces the protein MPQRDILLVEGHGVEGDAHAGRFVRHRYLARRQPRLPNLRQAHLIPSELFGTLRSCGYEIAPGQLGENITTADLDLESLPVGTRILLGPTASVELSGLRTPFALIDRFWQKSAARHARWQTSWLPDRRRCGPKARR, from the coding sequence ATGCCGCAACGCGACATCCTGTTGGTGGAAGGCCATGGCGTCGAAGGAGACGCGCACGCTGGCCGTTTCGTTCGGCACAGATACCTCGCCCGAAGGCAGCCTCGCCTGCCCAATCTGCGCCAGGCACACCTGATACCGTCCGAGCTGTTCGGCACGCTCCGGAGCTGCGGCTACGAAATCGCTCCGGGACAACTCGGCGAGAACATCACGACCGCCGACCTGGATCTTGAGAGTCTGCCGGTGGGGACGCGAATCCTGCTCGGACCGACCGCCTCGGTGGAACTGAGCGGACTTCGAACTCCCTTCGCGCTGATTGATCGCTTCTGGCAAAAGAGCGCGGCAAGGCACGCGCGATGGCAAACATCCTGGCTGCCCGATCGGCGGAGATGCGGGCCAAAAGCGAGGCGATGA
- a CDS encoding YCF48-related protein, whose translation MSTAKDWKWVATNSPVANSRTDDIWFFNEKKGWLVNSNGQVSQTLDGGHTWTPRKFIDPNTNGFPYLRCTGWANEQVGWVGAVTTFDAGNKDFLKILLHRTVDGGATWDNISNMPDSSPAGICGMSVVNEKVVYGAGTNDPNLPGPGLVKTTDGGGTWTHTDLSQHADNLIDVYFSDENTGWIVGGKKESSCPAVKPGYETHPQYSQLKPVVLMTADGGATWVNKAAGVAGFDCGEWGWKIQFVDAMTGFVSLENFSTAAILKTTDGGETWVRLPVVDSAGQSINMDLEGVGFIDAQSGWVGGWADNFEGLFNSLSVDGGKSWTAQNNVPGNSNSDPRIKINRYRLLGSPASTGYCSGAKVYKRADLAALDAVVAAAGISTPQSPGLALSHTSNFSSRSVEITYVLPQDTKSVFVGIWNHFAFHVRTLVDGESQRAGRHTVTWDGSDDKGRPLGGDLYICRMSVDGKTGESQSVRLPK comes from the coding sequence ATGAGTACGGCAAAGGATTGGAAGTGGGTGGCGACGAACTCGCCGGTGGCCAATTCCCGGACCGACGACATTTGGTTCTTCAACGAGAAGAAAGGCTGGCTCGTGAATAGCAACGGGCAAGTCAGCCAAACCTTGGACGGCGGCCATACCTGGACCCCTCGGAAATTCATCGATCCGAATACCAACGGCTTTCCGTATCTGCGTTGTACGGGTTGGGCAAACGAGCAAGTCGGCTGGGTCGGCGCAGTTACGACGTTCGACGCCGGTAACAAAGACTTCTTGAAAATTCTGCTGCATAGAACCGTCGATGGCGGAGCAACCTGGGACAATATTTCGAACATGCCCGACAGCTCACCTGCTGGCATTTGCGGCATGTCAGTCGTCAACGAGAAGGTCGTCTACGGAGCCGGAACTAACGATCCGAACCTGCCGGGCCCGGGGCTTGTCAAGACCACGGATGGCGGCGGGACCTGGACGCACACGGATCTCAGCCAGCATGCCGACAACTTGATCGACGTGTATTTTTCCGATGAGAACACCGGATGGATCGTCGGCGGGAAAAAGGAATCTTCGTGCCCCGCTGTCAAGCCTGGCTACGAAACGCATCCGCAATATTCGCAGCTAAAGCCGGTGGTTCTAATGACGGCCGACGGAGGCGCCACATGGGTCAACAAGGCCGCAGGCGTTGCCGGTTTTGATTGTGGCGAGTGGGGCTGGAAGATTCAATTTGTGGACGCCATGACGGGGTTTGTATCACTCGAGAACTTCTCTACGGCAGCAATTCTCAAGACGACGGATGGAGGAGAGACCTGGGTGCGGTTGCCGGTCGTCGACAGCGCCGGTCAGTCCATCAACATGGACCTCGAGGGCGTCGGTTTCATTGATGCGCAATCCGGCTGGGTCGGCGGATGGGCCGACAATTTCGAGGGCCTCTTCAACAGCCTGTCCGTAGACGGCGGCAAGTCCTGGACCGCACAAAACAACGTGCCGGGCAATTCGAATAGCGATCCGAGAATTAAGATCAACCGGTACCGGCTGCTAGGCAGCCCCGCTTCGACGGGGTATTGCAGCGGAGCAAAGGTTTACAAGCGCGCGGACCTCGCCGCACTCGACGCCGTGGTGGCCGCCGCGGGGATCTCCACCCCGCAATCACCGGGTCTGGCGCTGTCCCACACCTCCAATTTCAGCAGCCGTTCCGTCGAAATCACCTATGTGCTCCCGCAAGACACCAAAAGCGTGTTCGTGGGGATTTGGAATCACTTCGCCTTTCACGTGCGCACACTTGTCGACGGTGAAAGCCAGCGCGCTGGAAGGCACACCGTCACATGGGACGGCTCTGACGATAAGGGAAGGCCTCTGGGCGGCGATCTCTACATCTGCCGAATGTCCGTCGACGGCAAAACAGGAGAAAGCCAGTCGGTTCGGTTGCCCAAATAG